From one Eucalyptus grandis isolate ANBG69807.140 chromosome 9, ASM1654582v1, whole genome shotgun sequence genomic stretch:
- the LOC104419134 gene encoding zinc finger protein 511 isoform X2 gives MSIFCSHFSFGITLYVTSCLSLSTYIQVALDITEDERYQLQNLMDEESRGVFCPIVGCGAHLTSLENFEDHYNARHTASCSVCSRVYPTSRLLSIHVSEAHDSFFQAKVARGFAMYECLVESCGSKFKTYKARQRHLIDKHKFPTSFEFYKKALPSRKQRQKNQRKQVTHKKEVAPSAMEVENEAVDELVSAVSKLSTSDSPTSISFGRRHTRGLPFVPRAIQRERT, from the exons ATGAGTATTTTCTGCAGTCACTTCAGTTTTGGAATTACATTATATGTCACATCTTGCCTTTCACTTTCTACATATATTCAGGTTGCACTAGATATAACTGAAGATGAGAGGTATCAACTTCAGAACTTGATGGATGAGGAAAGCAG GGGAGTTTTCTGTCCAATTGTTGGCTGTGGTGCACACTTAACATCTTTAGAGAACTTTGAAGATCATTACAATGCACGGCATACTGCTTCTTGTTCGGTTTGCTCCAGAGTTTACCCAACATCCAGGCTCCTCAGCATACATGTATCAGAAGCacatgattctttctttcaagCAAAGGTTGCTCGTGGTTTTGCTATG TATGAATGCTTGGTGGAAAGCTGTGGATCGAAGTTCAAAACCTACAAAGCTCGACAACGGCATCTAATCGACAAGCATAAGTTCCCTACTTCCTTTGAGTTTTACAAAAAGGCTCTTCCATCTAGGAAGCAGAGGCAGAAGAACCAACGTAAGCAGGTCACTCATAAGAAAGAGGTAGCTCCGAGTGCAATGGAAGTGGAAAATGAAGCCGTGGATGAACTTGTTTCAGCAGTCTCCAAATTAAGCACTTCGGACTCTCCTACGTCTATCAGCTTTGGTCGCCGCCACACACGAGGCTTGCCGTTTGTCCCTCGTGCTATTCAGCGTGAGAGAACGTAA